One stretch of bacterium DNA includes these proteins:
- a CDS encoding type II secretion system protein: protein MSKRGCVTWEAGKQKGFTLVELVAVLAILGILVGLALPR, encoded by the coding sequence ATGTCGAAGCGCGGTTGCGTCACCTGGGAAGCCGGTAAGCAAAAAGGCTTTACCCTCGTCGAGCTCGTGGCTGTCCTGGCCATTCTCGGGATTCTCGTTGGGCTGGCCCTGCCCCG